From Paenibacillus thermoaerophilus:
ATTTCGGTTTGGCCTTCCGTCAGCGGCTTGTTTTTGAAGAACGCTTCCATGTTCAGGTTGTTGGCCGGCTGCTTGATATACTTTTTGTGCGAGACGAGCTGGTAGTTGTTGTTCGACTTCGCCCGCGCCCAATCTTCCCCGTTGATGAACTTCAGGAATCTCCAGGCGTCGGCCTCGTTGCCGGCCTTGGAATTGATGCCCATAATGCCGTACAGGGTGAGTCCGGCGGCTACGCCCGGATTCTCGGGGTGGGTCGGCAGGGCCGCGACGTCGTACTCGATCGGGGTATACCCGGTCAGGTTGGCCGCGTTTTTATTGGCGTTGTCAATTTGGCTCAGTTGACCGTAATTCATGATCGTCATGGCCAGCCGCCCGGACATAAAGTCATCGTAGGAGAACGGATTTTGGCCGTTGCCTCTGAACCGCATCTGAGAGCTCGGATCGTTCGGGTCGAGGGACGGCATTACCTTGTCCTTGCTGAGCTGGATCAGCTTGGTCCAGACCGCCTCCCATTGCTCCGAATCGACCGCCAGGCTCTTTTTGTCCTCGCTGAAATACTCAAGCCCCAGCGGCGCCGTGTACATGAAGCTGCTCTCGAAAATATCCGAGTAGCCCTGGGACTGGAAGTTGAAGCCCCATTTCTGGTTCTCGCCTTCCCCGCCGGAGACGCGGCGCGCAAGGTCGAACAACTGATCCCAGGTCATCTCGTCGGAAGGAAATTCCACGCCTGCGTCCATAAAAATCTTCTTGTTATAAACGATCGCGGACGACGAGAACAACGGCGCCAGAGCGTAAAGCTTGCCGTCGCCCGAGACGGAGCTCAGTCCTTCCATGACGGACGGCAGAATGCCGCTCGTATCGAATTTGTCCTTGGCGATCAGCGGATCGAGCGGCTTCAGCAAGTTTTCCGAGATCAGTTCCTTCATCTGCGGCAGATCGACCATGACGACGTCCGGCGGATTCGGACCCTGCATAACCTCCTTCAGCTTCACCAGCGGGTCCGGCCTTTCCTCGCCTTCTTTGACGGGTCCGTACATGATGGACTCGTCGACAACCGGGACGAATTCGAGCTTGATGTTTTTATGGGCATACTCGAAGATCTCCGTAAACTGCTGGCGGAACCACGACCCGTCGTCGCCTCCGAGCGTGGTGGAAGCGATGCGCAGAACGCGCTCCGTATCCGAATCGGCGGAATCGCCGTCCGTGCAGGCCGCCAGCGCAGTCGCGACAAGCGCCGTCGACAGCGCTGCGGGAATCCATTTTTTCATGTTCATAGGTCGATCTTCCTCTCCTGTTCTTCCGAATGAATCCATAATTTCTTGGGAGCGCGGATCATGATCTTCTCCCCGTCAAACTCCATGGAAGCTTTGTTCGTGATCTGCAGCGCCTGTAAATATTCCTTGGGCACCTGCAGCCTTCCGGCGCGGTCGATCACCACGAATTCCTCGTGCGCCTCCCGGATCGTATGTCCTCCGACGGACAAGTCCAGATTGGGATTGCGCTTGACGAATTCCGTGCTCGTCATGCCGTCGCGGATGGCGACAACCCGATCCACCTTGCCCGCCAGCGCCATATCGTGGGTAACGATCACGATCGTGACGCCCAGTTCCTTGTTGAGTGTGCGGAAAATATCCATGATCCGGTCCGCCGTCTCCGTATCGACCGAACCGGTCGGTTCGTCCGCAAGCAGCAGCGACGGCCGGTTCGACAGCGAGATGGCGATGGCCACCCGCTGCTGCTCGCCACCGGAGAGCTGATGCAGCTTGTTGTGCATCCGCTCCTTCAGCCCGACCCACTCGAGTAGCTGCATGGCGTACGCGCGATCGACCTTGCCGGACAGCATCATGGGCATCTCGACGTTTTCCAGCGCGGTCAGGTACGGCAGCAAGTTCCGGGCGTTGTTCTGCCAGATGAAGCCGACCGTCTTGCGTTTGTACTCGACCAGATGATCGTCCGAGATTTTCAGCAGATCCCATTCGCCGACACGCACCTGACCGGCAGAGGGGCGGTCCAAGCCGCCCAAAATGTTCAGCAGCGTGGACTTGCCGCTTCCGCTGTTGCCGATGATCGCCATCATCTCTCCCGGTTGGACCGAGATATTGAGTCCTTGCAGAGCGACAACCTCGACGTCGTCCGATTTGTAAATTTTGACGAGCCCTTCGCAATGAATCACCGGTTATCGCTCCTCTCCCAGCTTCACGGCCTGGTGGACGCGCAGCCGGCGGATATGCAGCGCCAGCATCGTCGCTCCGACCAGAATCATAAAGGCCGTTACGATAAAGATCGGGTAGTTGTCCTTCGCTTCGAACACGATCCGGAACGGCGGCACCTGCACCGCGGCGTTGTCCGCCGTCTGCAGGAACGGCAGATACAAGTAGCCGGCCAGCATGCCGAGCCCGATGCCGAGTCCGATCGACAAGCCCGCCGTAAACAACTGCTCAAGCAGCAGCATTCCCGTCAACTGCTTCCGATGCAGCCCCATGGCGCGCAGAACGCCGAATTGGACGACCCGGCTCGACAGATTGAAAAACCAGTACAAAATAAAACCGAATAGCGAGATAAGAACTGACAGGATAAACCCGAGGCTCAGGATGCCGAATACGCCGCCGCGTTGCGGATGCTTCTGCTGGGCGGCCAGCTCGATGCCGACGTCCCGCACCTCCGCGATCTCCACCTTTTCCCGCTGCAGATGCTCCAGCATCGGAACCGTCTTGGCGCCTTCTTTCATCTTGATCCATACTTCGTACGGCAGGATGCCGGCCTGATCGTAGATGTATTCCAGATTGGCGATAAAGAACGGTCGCTCATCCGGATATTGCGCCGGCCAGTACGGAAGCGTCCCCACGATGACAAACTCCACGTTCGTCTGATTGATCGCGATATTCATCAGGTCGCCGGGCTTCAAGGCGTATCGGTCCGCGAACTTGGTCGGCACGATCACCGCCTGTTCGTAGGTGCCGAGAAGATTCAGGTACCAGTAGGGATGCAGCGGGAACAAGTCCCTGCGCAGCCACGCCACGTTGCCGAACTCCCAGTTGTCGATGCCGATCAGGTTGCCGATGCCGAGCGATTTGCCCGACGCGGAGGCGCTTGCCCGCATCTGCAGCACGCGGGAGGCGTGCTCCACGCCTTCCGCCCGCTTGAACACCTCGAACGGAGGCTCGATATACCGGACGTTTTGCGGCACTTCCAAGCCGCTGCCCGGAGCGCCCGCACCGCCGCCGGGATTGCCCGTTCCTC
This genomic window contains:
- a CDS encoding ABC transporter substrate-binding protein, translating into MNMKKWIPAALSTALVATALAACTDGDSADSDTERVLRIASTTLGGDDGSWFRQQFTEIFEYAHKNIKLEFVPVVDESIMYGPVKEGEERPDPLVKLKEVMQGPNPPDVVMVDLPQMKELISENLLKPLDPLIAKDKFDTSGILPSVMEGLSSVSGDGKLYALAPLFSSSAIVYNKKIFMDAGVEFPSDEMTWDQLFDLARRVSGGEGENQKWGFNFQSQGYSDIFESSFMYTAPLGLEYFSEDKKSLAVDSEQWEAVWTKLIQLSKDKVMPSLDPNDPSSQMRFRGNGQNPFSYDDFMSGRLAMTIMNYGQLSQIDNANKNAANLTGYTPIEYDVAALPTHPENPGVAAGLTLYGIMGINSKAGNEADAWRFLKFINGEDWARAKSNNNYQLVSHKKYIKQPANNLNMEAFFKNKPLTEGQTEMYWIYQQRNPNLIQAYTLGRQELMSAIRGEKSVKEALAAWKTQGDQLLSQPVNSGGSGGAAIAVPAG
- a CDS encoding ABC transporter ATP-binding protein, with the translated sequence MIHCEGLVKIYKSDDVEVVALQGLNISVQPGEMMAIIGNSGSGKSTLLNILGGLDRPSAGQVRVGEWDLLKISDDHLVEYKRKTVGFIWQNNARNLLPYLTALENVEMPMMLSGKVDRAYAMQLLEWVGLKERMHNKLHQLSGGEQQRVAIAISLSNRPSLLLADEPTGSVDTETADRIMDIFRTLNKELGVTIVIVTHDMALAGKVDRVVAIRDGMTSTEFVKRNPNLDLSVGGHTIREAHEEFVVIDRAGRLQVPKEYLQALQITNKASMEFDGEKIMIRAPKKLWIHSEEQERKIDL